The following proteins are encoded in a genomic region of Euzebya sp.:
- the xseA gene encoding exodeoxyribonuclease VII large subunit — MSERTWTVAEIGARIAHVVTERMAASFWVRGEVADVSRTSRGSAFLSLVETDAAGRVVARLPVTLSPGKARLVDRRMARVGQPLVEGIEVRIRGHLDYYAPAGRLTLSLDDVDPAHTAGAMALARRALLDALRAEGLLSANAARPLPRLPLRLGLVTRGGSQAFHDLTDELARSGLPFRVTLVSSTVQGVHAPAELTAAVTRLCRRTDLDLVLVTRGGGAEVELATFDHPDVARAVAGAALQVWTGIGHHLDEPVTERVAARAFKTPTALAQGVVEAVLDAVGTTAQRGQDITRSASAHRGRARGRLAPAGRRTQSARLVLRAASGRLDGAAHRLGAAGQRCVDAHHARLDVTAGRVRTGARATTARASSRLAVTAGLIDAYDPARLLARGWSVTATADGDLVTGPVPAGTRLRTTTKGGTITSEVIDDDGEDDSTGGG; from the coding sequence GAGCGCGTTCCTGTCGCTGGTGGAGACCGACGCGGCCGGTCGCGTCGTCGCCCGGCTGCCGGTGACCCTCAGCCCGGGCAAGGCCCGCCTCGTCGACCGTCGCATGGCGCGGGTCGGCCAGCCGCTGGTGGAGGGCATCGAGGTGCGCATCCGCGGCCACCTGGACTACTACGCCCCCGCGGGTCGCCTGACGTTGTCCCTCGACGACGTCGACCCCGCCCACACCGCCGGGGCGATGGCGCTGGCCCGACGGGCGCTGCTCGACGCCCTCCGCGCCGAGGGGCTGCTGAGCGCCAACGCCGCCCGGCCGCTGCCGCGCCTGCCCCTGCGCCTCGGCCTGGTGACCCGGGGCGGCAGCCAGGCGTTCCACGACCTGACCGACGAGCTCGCCCGCTCCGGCCTGCCGTTCCGGGTCACGCTCGTGTCCTCGACGGTCCAGGGCGTCCACGCCCCGGCCGAGCTGACCGCGGCGGTCACCCGGCTGTGCCGGCGCACCGACCTCGACCTGGTGCTGGTGACCCGCGGGGGAGGGGCGGAGGTCGAGCTCGCGACCTTCGACCACCCCGACGTGGCCCGCGCCGTCGCCGGCGCCGCGCTGCAGGTGTGGACCGGCATCGGCCACCACCTCGACGAGCCGGTCACCGAACGGGTCGCGGCACGGGCGTTCAAGACGCCGACCGCGTTGGCCCAGGGGGTCGTGGAGGCGGTGCTCGACGCCGTCGGGACGACCGCGCAGCGGGGGCAGGACATCACCCGGTCGGCCAGCGCGCACCGGGGCCGGGCGCGCGGCCGGCTCGCCCCCGCCGGACGCCGGACCCAGTCCGCCCGGCTGGTGCTGCGGGCGGCGAGCGGCCGGCTCGACGGCGCCGCGCACCGCCTCGGCGCCGCCGGTCAGCGCTGCGTCGACGCCCACCACGCCCGCCTGGACGTCACCGCGGGCCGGGTGCGGACCGGGGCTCGGGCGACGACCGCTCGCGCGTCCTCCCGGCTGGCGGTGACCGCGGGGCTGATCGACGCCTACGACCCGGCCCGCCTGCTCGCCCGCGGGTGGTCGGTCACCGCGACGGCGGACGGCGATCTGGTCACCGGGCCCGTCCCCGCCGGCACGCGGCTGCGCACCACGACGAAGGGCGGCACCATCACCTCGGAGGTGATCGACGACGATGGCGAAGACGACTCGACCGGCGGCGGGTGA
- the xseB gene encoding exodeoxyribonuclease VII small subunit translates to MAKTTRPAAGEPGPDEPESYAAAEAELQQILTALESESVDVDELSGHVERAKVLITWCREQVARAEVTITELLDDEDEAG, encoded by the coding sequence ATGGCGAAGACGACTCGACCGGCGGCGGGTGAACCCGGACCGGACGAACCCGAGAGCTACGCGGCAGCGGAAGCCGAGCTGCAGCAGATCCTGACCGCACTCGAGTCGGAGTCGGTGGACGTCGACGAGCTCAGCGGGCACGTCGAGCGGGCCAAGGTCCTGATCACGTGGTGCCGGGAGCAGGTCGCCCGCGCGGAGGTGACGATCACCGAGCTCCTCGACGACGAGGACGAGGCCGGCTGA